The following is a genomic window from Desulfomicrobium macestii.
ATCGCCTTCGACGAAGCGGGCAATCCGACCAAGGCTGGACTGGGTTTTGCCAAGTCACAGAACGTGGAATTCGATCAGATCCATGTGGAAAAGACGGACAAGGGCGAGTATCTGGCCCTCAAAAAGACCGTCGGCGGGCGCCTGGCCTCCGAGATTCTGGCCGAGACCTGTCTGGGGATTTTGCCGAATCTGACTTTTCCCAAGAAAATGCAGTGGATGGGCAAGGAGTGCACCTTTGGTCGCCCTGTGCGCTGGATTCTGGCCATGCTCGACGACCGGATCGTGCCCTTTTCCTTCGCCGGCCTTGACGCATCCGATCAGACCCGTGGCCATCGGGTCATGGGCCCCGGCCCGTTCACCGTTCCCCACGCCGACGAATACGCCCGAATTCTCAACGATAGCGGCAAGGTCATTCTCGACGCGGCCGACCGCAAGCAGGCCATCAGGGCCGAAGGCGATCGCCTGGCGGCGGAGGTGGGCGGCAGCGTGGAATGGCTTGATTCCCTGCTCGATCAGGTCGCCAATCTGGTCGAGACGCCTCGCGCCATGCTCGGCGGATTTCACGAGAAATTTCTGGAGCTCCCGGCCGAGGTCCTGCTGACCAGCATGGAAACGCACCAGAAGAGTTTTGGCCTGCGCGGCGCGGACGGGAATCTGCTGCCGTATTTCCTGACTGCGGCCAACATCGAGTCGCGTGAACCTGCGCTGGTGCGCAAGGGGTGGGAGAGGGTGCTTCGCGCCCGCCTGGAGGACGCCCGTTTCTTCTGGGAGGCCGACTGCGCCGCGACCTTCGACCATTGGCTGGACAAGCTCGACAAGGTCATTTTCATCGGTCCTTTGGGAACCATGGGCATGAAGACGCGCCGGCTCGAAAAGCTTGCGGCATTCATCGCCTCCGTCGTCGCCCCGGAACTTGGCGAGTCCATGGCCCGCGCCGGACGCCTCTCCAAGGCCGATCTGGTCTCGGAGATGGTTTACGAATTCGACGACCTGCAAGGCAAGATGGGCGGCATCTACGCCCGGCGCAAAGGGGAAAGCGAGACCGTGGCCGAGGCGCTCTACGAGCAGTACCTGCCCGCCGGTCAGGATTCGCCGCTGCCTTCAAGCATGGCCGGAGCAATTCTGTCCCTGGCCGACAAGCTCGACAATCTGGCGGGCTGCTTCGGGCTTGGCATGGTGCCCACGGGCGCTGCCGACCCCTACGCGCTGCGTCGCAGCGCCCTTGGCGCGTGTCGCATCATCCTGGAAATGGGCCTTCGGGTGGACATCGAGATCCTGCTGCGCGAAGCCCAGAAAGGCTACTCCGACGTGAGCTGGAAGTTCGGCGAGGAAGAGGCCCTGGAAAAGCTCATGGACTTCTTCGGACAGCGCCTGCGCGCCTACTGGAACGCCAAGGGCATCCCGACCCTGGTGCTTGAGGCGGCCATGGCTCCCGGTTTCGCGGACATCCACGACACCTGGCTGCGTGTTCGCGCCCTTGCGGACTTCAGCCGCGAAGATGATTTCGAGGCTTCGGTTCTGACCTTCAAGCGTGCGGCGAACATCATCCGTAAACAGGCCG
Proteins encoded in this region:
- the glyS gene encoding glycine--tRNA ligase subunit beta, which gives rise to MRHFVLEIGVEEMPARFLPLLDRELAERFSVLLTEAGLEFGRVATASTPRRLVVDISGLAEVQKTEEIVVSGPPARIAFDEAGNPTKAGLGFAKSQNVEFDQIHVEKTDKGEYLALKKTVGGRLASEILAETCLGILPNLTFPKKMQWMGKECTFGRPVRWILAMLDDRIVPFSFAGLDASDQTRGHRVMGPGPFTVPHADEYARILNDSGKVILDAADRKQAIRAEGDRLAAEVGGSVEWLDSLLDQVANLVETPRAMLGGFHEKFLELPAEVLLTSMETHQKSFGLRGADGNLLPYFLTAANIESREPALVRKGWERVLRARLEDARFFWEADCAATFDHWLDKLDKVIFIGPLGTMGMKTRRLEKLAAFIASVVAPELGESMARAGRLSKADLVSEMVYEFDDLQGKMGGIYARRKGESETVAEALYEQYLPAGQDSPLPSSMAGAILSLADKLDNLAGCFGLGMVPTGAADPYALRRSALGACRIILEMGLRVDIEILLREAQKGYSDVSWKFGEEEALEKLMDFFGQRLRAYWNAKGIPTLVLEAAMAPGFADIHDTWLRVRALADFSREDDFEASVLTFKRAANIIRKQADQDLSGTVREDLLEIDAEKSFWSTLQAIEPVWAELAATEDYPSMLSRLRVLRPAVDEFFDGVMVMCEDPGLRANRLNLLYRLVNTLGRVADFGKFQV